In one Candidatus Limnocylindrales bacterium genomic region, the following are encoded:
- a CDS encoding NAD+ synthase, protein MKPPAAKKRATTKKAAATKAAAKLEPEAAAEKPVRKARARKAAPAEERSSGSSAASAASDAAVPAGDAAQLAGPPFPETEYSVVEKLLVGFVKHEVRKVGVERAVLGLSGGVDSAVSAAIAARALGAENVLGVFMPYRSSVPESEADALEVARSLGIETLTVEITPQVDAYFERFPDASRLRRGNKMARERMTILYDHSAARSALVIGTSNKTELLLGYGTLYGDMASALNPIGDLYKTQVWGIARHLALPASVIDKAPTADLWSGQTDETELGFSYHQVDRLLYRMIDERSDTAELVEMGFGEAFVERISRMVRSSQFKRRLPIIAKLSARSIDTDFRYSRDWGL, encoded by the coding sequence GTGAAGCCGCCGGCCGCGAAGAAGCGCGCGACGACGAAGAAGGCCGCGGCGACGAAGGCCGCGGCGAAGCTCGAGCCGGAAGCGGCCGCCGAGAAGCCCGTGCGCAAAGCGCGCGCGCGCAAGGCTGCGCCGGCCGAAGAGCGGAGCTCAGGCAGTTCGGCCGCCAGCGCGGCGAGCGATGCAGCCGTTCCTGCGGGCGATGCCGCTCAGCTTGCCGGTCCGCCGTTTCCCGAAACCGAATATTCCGTCGTCGAGAAGCTGCTCGTCGGCTTCGTCAAGCACGAGGTACGCAAGGTCGGCGTCGAGCGCGCCGTGCTCGGCCTTTCGGGCGGCGTCGACTCGGCGGTTTCGGCCGCGATCGCAGCGCGCGCGCTCGGCGCCGAGAATGTGCTCGGCGTCTTCATGCCGTATCGTTCGTCGGTTCCCGAAAGCGAAGCGGATGCGCTCGAAGTCGCCCGCTCGCTCGGCATCGAAACGCTGACGGTCGAGATCACGCCGCAGGTCGACGCGTACTTCGAGCGTTTTCCGGACGCCTCGCGCCTTCGTCGCGGCAACAAGATGGCCCGCGAGCGCATGACGATCCTGTACGACCACTCCGCGGCGCGCTCGGCGCTCGTGATCGGCACGTCGAACAAGACCGAGCTTCTGCTCGGCTACGGAACGCTCTACGGCGACATGGCCTCGGCGCTCAATCCGATCGGTGATCTCTACAAGACGCAGGTCTGGGGCATTGCGCGCCATCTCGCTCTTCCGGCGTCGGTCATCGACAAGGCGCCGACGGCGGACCTGTGGAGCGGGCAGACCGATGAGACCGAGCTCGGGTTTTCCTACCACCAGGTCGACCGGCTGCTCTATCGCATGATCGACGAACGTTCGGACACTGCCGAGCTCGTCGAGATGGGTTTCGGCGAAGCATTCGTCGAGCGCATCTCGCGGATGGTGCGCTCGTCGCAGTTCAAGCGCCGGCTTCCGATCATCGCGAAGCTTTCGGCGCGAAGCATCGACACCGATTTCCGGTATTCCCGCGACTGGGGACTGTAA